Proteins encoded within one genomic window of Deltaproteobacteria bacterium:
- a CDS encoding DUF2088 domain-containing protein — protein sequence MNRTIRYGKSFLEIPLLDSPIPVYCANHVPPADDPDAELARALREPIGTADAGRFVSSAHRVAIVIPDPTRGMPKAAMLRALRRAIAHVPDENLCVVVGYGKHGAMPDERLGLPSEWNGRICVEHHDANDTARLRRVGAGEFGFHVNREVAEADAVIALGAVRPHYFAGFTGGAKAILPGVAGAVDITANHSLRDRPGAWLGVADQNPARDHQEALVRLLKKVAIFNVVTNADGSLVRAAFGDVVAAHRALVPLARAVGEVPVKRHDLVIAGAGDPTAINIYQITKAVPPAALCLAENGTLIVCGPCAEGIGGAHAVNEIIYRHTLTRFLPKGARCVLVSD from the coding sequence GTGAACCGCACAATTCGATACGGGAAGTCGTTTCTCGAGATTCCGCTGCTCGACTCGCCGATCCCGGTCTATTGCGCGAATCATGTGCCGCCCGCGGACGACCCCGACGCGGAACTTGCGCGCGCGCTGCGCGAACCGATCGGCACGGCCGACGCCGGGCGATTCGTTTCGTCGGCGCACCGAGTGGCGATCGTGATCCCCGATCCGACGCGCGGGATGCCGAAGGCCGCGATGCTTCGCGCACTGCGCCGCGCAATCGCGCATGTCCCCGACGAGAATCTGTGCGTGGTCGTCGGATACGGAAAACACGGCGCGATGCCGGACGAGCGCCTGGGTCTGCCGTCGGAATGGAACGGGCGCATTTGCGTCGAACATCATGATGCGAACGATACCGCGCGGCTTCGACGAGTGGGGGCGGGCGAGTTCGGATTCCACGTGAATCGCGAAGTGGCCGAGGCCGACGCCGTGATCGCGCTCGGCGCGGTGCGTCCTCACTATTTCGCGGGATTCACGGGCGGGGCGAAGGCGATTCTTCCCGGCGTAGCCGGCGCGGTGGACATCACGGCGAATCATTCGCTGCGCGACCGGCCCGGCGCGTGGCTCGGCGTGGCCGATCAAAACCCCGCGCGGGACCATCAGGAGGCGCTCGTCCGCCTGCTGAAGAAAGTCGCGATCTTCAACGTCGTCACGAATGCCGACGGCTCGCTCGTGCGCGCGGCCTTCGGCGACGTCGTGGCCGCTCACCGCGCGCTCGTGCCGCTCGCGCGTGCCGTCGGCGAGGTGCCCGTGAAACGCCATGACCTCGTGATCGCGGGCGCGGGGGATCCCACCGCGATCAACATCTACCAGATCACCAAGGCGGTGCCGCCCGCGGCGCTGTGCTTGGCTGAAAACGGCACGCTGATCGTCTGCGGACCGTGCGCCGAGGGCATCGGCGGCGCGCACGCCGTCAACGAGATCATTTACCGCCACACGCTCACGCGGTTTCTGCCGAAGGGCGCGCGGTGCGTGCTCGTCAGCGAT
- the glgX gene encoding glycogen debranching protein GlgX, with protein sequence MTSFPFPQGATVVDGGVNFSIYSRHATAVTLCLYDHPRDAFPSRTIEVRRRTRHVWHVVVDGVGPGQLYGWRLDGLYDPRKGLRFNPHKLLVDPYAKAITHKHARFDDLHFAFVRKSGNEDLVLDTRPNDHVVPKCVVVDDTFDWQGVAKPGIPHSEMVIYEAHVKGFTAHPSSGVSRPGTFLGFIEKIPYLKELGINVLEFLPVHECCDEEHLVEKGLGNYWGYNTLGWFAPDSRFAIDTRGGQVREFKTLVRECHRAGIEVILDVVYNHSCEGNHLGPTFSLKGIDNTTYYKLHANNPRFNWDVTGCGNTLNLGQPQTLRMVMDSLRYWAEVCQVDGFRFDLATALARPHEAFDVAAPFLTAVAQDPILSRTKLIAEPWDVGYGGYQLGAFPIEFLEWNGRYRDAVRRFVRGDGGQLSMMGFALTGSSDLFAHNGRTPTHSVNYVTCHDGFTLRDLVSHETKHNAANREDNRDGAEENYSHNYGVEGDTADRTVGAWRMRAIRNFFAILFLSHGVPMFVAGDEIGRTQRGNNNAYCQDNDTSWVNFAGVETNAEILRWVRKLIRLRQSLPYYGRAHNFFGADNGFSSLPEIRWFGADGGNPDWNHPDGRFLSFIESGRHDRDRTPTDEPDVLAIMNMDTRPADYPMPAPFNGDVWIKVIDTSMPIVADLRGAGDPLPVLVREKVVVVPARTVMVMLSQHHHGDRV encoded by the coding sequence ATGACCTCGTTTCCATTTCCCCAGGGCGCAACCGTCGTGGACGGCGGCGTCAACTTCTCGATCTATTCCCGTCACGCCACCGCCGTCACGCTCTGCCTCTACGATCATCCTCGCGATGCGTTTCCATCCCGCACCATCGAGGTCCGCCGTCGGACCCGCCACGTTTGGCACGTCGTCGTGGACGGCGTCGGCCCCGGCCAGCTTTACGGTTGGCGACTCGACGGGCTCTACGACCCGCGAAAGGGGCTGCGGTTCAATCCCCACAAGCTGCTGGTCGACCCCTATGCCAAGGCGATCACGCACAAACACGCGCGCTTCGACGATCTGCATTTCGCGTTCGTGAGAAAGAGCGGCAACGAGGATCTCGTGTTGGACACGCGGCCGAACGATCACGTTGTCCCCAAGTGCGTGGTGGTGGATGACACATTCGACTGGCAGGGCGTCGCCAAACCGGGAATCCCGCACTCGGAGATGGTGATCTACGAAGCGCACGTCAAAGGATTCACGGCGCATCCGTCCTCGGGCGTTTCGAGGCCCGGCACGTTTCTCGGGTTCATCGAAAAGATTCCTTATCTCAAGGAACTCGGGATCAACGTCCTCGAATTCCTGCCGGTGCACGAGTGTTGCGACGAAGAGCATCTCGTGGAAAAGGGCCTCGGTAACTATTGGGGCTACAACACGCTCGGCTGGTTCGCGCCCGACTCGCGCTTTGCGATCGACACGCGCGGGGGGCAGGTGCGCGAGTTCAAGACCCTCGTGCGCGAGTGTCACCGCGCGGGCATCGAGGTGATCCTCGATGTTGTTTACAACCACAGTTGCGAGGGCAACCACCTCGGGCCGACCTTTTCGCTCAAGGGCATCGACAACACCACCTACTACAAGCTCCACGCCAACAATCCGCGGTTCAACTGGGATGTGACCGGTTGCGGCAACACGCTCAATCTCGGCCAGCCGCAGACGCTGCGGATGGTGATGGATTCGCTTCGGTATTGGGCCGAGGTCTGTCAGGTGGACGGCTTTCGGTTCGATCTCGCCACCGCGCTCGCCCGCCCGCACGAAGCGTTCGACGTCGCCGCGCCGTTCCTGACGGCCGTCGCGCAGGACCCGATTCTCTCGCGAACGAAACTGATCGCGGAACCGTGGGACGTGGGTTACGGCGGCTATCAGCTCGGCGCGTTTCCCATCGAGTTTCTGGAGTGGAACGGGCGATATCGTGACGCCGTCCGTCGCTTCGTCCGCGGCGATGGCGGTCAGCTCTCGATGATGGGCTTCGCACTCACCGGAAGCTCCGACCTGTTCGCGCACAACGGACGCACGCCGACGCACTCCGTGAACTACGTGACCTGCCACGACGGATTCACGCTGCGCGACCTCGTCTCCCACGAAACGAAACACAATGCCGCGAATCGCGAGGACAACCGCGACGGCGCGGAGGAGAACTACTCGCACAACTACGGTGTGGAAGGCGACACGGCGGACCGGACCGTGGGCGCGTGGCGCATGCGCGCGATCCGCAACTTTTTTGCAATTCTCTTTTTGTCGCACGGCGTGCCCATGTTCGTGGCGGGCGACGAGATCGGCCGGACGCAGCGCGGAAACAACAACGCTTACTGTCAGGACAATGATACGTCGTGGGTGAATTTCGCGGGGGTCGAGACGAACGCCGAGATCCTGCGGTGGGTGCGAAAACTCATTCGGCTGCGCCAGAGTCTGCCGTACTACGGTCGCGCGCATAACTTTTTCGGCGCGGACAACGGATTTTCGTCACTGCCCGAGATCCGATGGTTCGGAGCGGATGGCGGCAATCCGGACTGGAATCACCCGGATGGCCGATTCCTGTCGTTCATCGAATCGGGAAGACACGACCGGGATCGAACTCCGACGGACGAGCCGGACGTTTTGGCGATCATGAATATGGACACGAGGCCCGCGGATTACCCGATGCCCGCTCCGTTCAACGGCGACGTGTGGATCAAGGTGATCGATACGTCGATGCCGATCGTCGCGGACCTGCGCGGCGCGGGTGATCCGCTCCCCGTGCTCGTCCGCGAAAAAGTCGTGGTCGTTCCGGCGCGAACGGTAATGGTGATGCTCTCGCAGCATCACCACGGGGATCGCGTGTGA
- a CDS encoding acyl-CoA dehydrogenase → MTHYMVDERDVNFCLFDWLDIGRLSAYPKYAEVGYDEAMAREMMRSGLKVAREVLAPIWSTMDSEGVKFENGKVTVPECVKKAYQTYTENGFLGLSAPPEYGGLGMPHILNMGVMEFFCGANTAFSMYSELTYGAAHMFQNFANDELRAKYVEKMYTGEWGGTMCLTEPGAGSDVGALKTKAIRRPDGSFSIVGTKIFISSGDHDLTTNIIHPVLARVEGAPYGIHGISLFLVPKFLVNDDGSIGEFNDVVTGNVEHKMGIKGNATCTLNFGESGKCQGWLIGEENKGIAYMFQMMNEARLYVGMQGNALAAAAFQSSLQYSKERIQFRHIKDMANNEAPPVAIVEHPDIRRMLMHMKATTEGVRAMLSQVAFWGDLAHVTEDPEEKQRYQNLVEFLVPICKAYSTDQGFRVTELAIQTLGGYGYIKEYPMEQYMRDQKITSLYEGTNGIQALDLMGRKMTMKGGAVFMQVMQEISIFVGEHKEHPVMGEAFAKLEKAQMELAMAVMGIQQSVKQGGFEALVPLLNACNFLEAAGHIVVSWMLLSQAVLAANRLNGMIAEKGVDAADKKAVRTFIEESEETTYYYNKTQSAFWFVNNRLPISSAVFETMKSKDLSAMKAIL, encoded by the coding sequence ATGACTCATTACATGGTTGACGAACGCGACGTGAATTTCTGCCTCTTCGACTGGCTGGACATCGGCAGGCTGTCCGCGTACCCGAAGTACGCCGAAGTCGGGTACGACGAGGCGATGGCGCGGGAGATGATGCGCAGCGGCCTCAAGGTCGCCCGCGAGGTGCTCGCGCCCATCTGGTCCACGATGGACAGCGAGGGCGTCAAGTTCGAAAACGGCAAGGTCACCGTACCGGAGTGCGTGAAAAAGGCGTACCAGACGTACACCGAGAACGGTTTCCTCGGCCTCTCCGCTCCCCCGGAGTACGGCGGCCTCGGCATGCCGCACATCCTGAACATGGGCGTCATGGAGTTCTTCTGCGGCGCGAACACCGCGTTCTCCATGTACAGCGAGCTGACCTATGGCGCGGCGCACATGTTCCAGAATTTCGCGAACGATGAGCTGCGCGCGAAGTACGTCGAGAAGATGTACACGGGCGAGTGGGGCGGCACGATGTGCCTGACCGAGCCCGGCGCGGGCTCCGACGTCGGCGCGCTCAAGACCAAAGCCATTCGGCGACCCGACGGCTCGTTCTCGATCGTCGGCACAAAGATCTTCATCAGCTCCGGCGACCACGACCTCACCACCAACATCATTCACCCGGTGCTCGCGCGCGTCGAAGGCGCGCCGTACGGCATCCACGGCATTTCGCTGTTTCTCGTGCCCAAGTTCCTGGTGAACGACGACGGCTCGATCGGCGAATTCAACGACGTCGTGACGGGCAACGTCGAGCACAAAATGGGCATCAAGGGCAACGCCACTTGCACGCTGAACTTCGGCGAGAGCGGCAAGTGCCAGGGCTGGCTGATCGGCGAGGAGAACAAGGGCATCGCCTACATGTTCCAGATGATGAACGAGGCGCGGCTCTACGTCGGCATGCAGGGCAACGCACTCGCGGCCGCCGCCTTCCAGTCCTCACTCCAGTATTCCAAGGAGCGCATCCAGTTCCGCCACATCAAGGACATGGCGAACAACGAAGCGCCGCCGGTGGCGATCGTCGAGCATCCCGACATCCGCCGCATGCTGATGCATATGAAGGCGACCACCGAGGGCGTGCGCGCCATGCTCTCGCAGGTCGCGTTCTGGGGTGATCTCGCGCACGTGACCGAGGACCCGGAGGAAAAGCAGCGCTACCAGAACCTCGTCGAGTTCCTCGTCCCGATCTGCAAGGCATACAGCACCGATCAGGGCTTCCGGGTCACGGAGCTGGCGATTCAGACCCTCGGTGGGTACGGCTACATCAAGGAATATCCGATGGAGCAGTACATGCGCGACCAGAAGATCACGTCGCTGTATGAAGGCACCAACGGCATCCAGGCGCTCGACCTCATGGGACGCAAGATGACCATGAAGGGCGGCGCGGTCTTTATGCAGGTCATGCAGGAGATTTCGATCTTCGTCGGCGAGCACAAGGAACACCCGGTGATGGGCGAGGCGTTCGCGAAGCTCGAAAAGGCGCAGATGGAACTCGCCATGGCCGTCATGGGCATCCAGCAGTCGGTGAAGCAGGGCGGGTTCGAGGCGCTGGTGCCGCTGCTGAACGCCTGCAACTTCCTCGAAGCCGCGGGGCATATCGTCGTGTCTTGGATGCTGCTGTCGCAGGCGGTTCTCGCCGCCAATCGTCTCAACGGCATGATCGCCGAAAAGGGCGTGGACGCGGCCGACAAAAAGGCGGTTCGCACCTTCATCGAGGAGAGCGAGGAAACGACCTACTACTACAACAAGACGCAGTCCGCGTTCTGGTTCGTGAACAACCGGCTGCCGATCTCCTCGGCGGTTTTCGAAACGATGAAGAGCAAGGATCTTTCGGCGATGAAGGCGATCCTCTAG
- a CDS encoding SEC-C domain-containing protein yields MRSGNRSQPMGGKRTMTVAPRMSLRKSVITGPRQVLQVGRNDACPCGSGKKYKDCHVTDGDHWLRKMAEKLAKEEAKRMKAEAKAAK; encoded by the coding sequence ATGAGATCCGGGAACAGGAGTCAACCGATGGGTGGGAAGCGAACGATGACCGTTGCGCCGCGCATGTCGCTGCGCAAGAGCGTCATCACGGGACCGCGACAGGTCTTGCAGGTCGGGCGAAACGACGCGTGCCCCTGCGGAAGCGGAAAGAAGTACAAGGACTGCCATGTGACCGACGGCGATCACTGGCTGCGCAAGATGGCGGAAAAATTGGCCAAGGAAGAAGCGAAGCGAATGAAGGCCGAGGCGAAAGCCGCCAAATGA
- a CDS encoding SDR family oxidoreductase, whose translation MTGFPGFIGRRIVARLFELDPALRVIALVQPKFVAAAQDAATKVAAQTSVAERQLTVAAGDITQPGLGMDGDVLERVRGEVTQVWHLAAIYDLTISEAAAYRVNVEGTRNVLDLCAQLRRLDRLVYFSTCYVSGKRSGRILETELELGQAFKNHYESTKFKAEVLVHQRMNVIPTVIIRPAIVIGDSRTGETDKYDGPYPVFRLLALLEARGLLKKGLRLPMLGTGDSLINLVPIDYVVEASCRIGLAKDTPGQVYQLCDPNPLRARDLYQRAYSAFGLGEAFGAVPSPVLRAAAKIPVVADLLKIPGQALDYLDHFVEYDGTNTQAALRPTGVRCPDLRDYLPVILEYVRKHARFEGRAKY comes from the coding sequence TTGACGGGTTTTCCCGGGTTCATCGGACGGCGAATCGTCGCGAGGCTTTTCGAACTCGATCCCGCCCTTCGGGTCATCGCGCTGGTGCAACCCAAGTTCGTCGCCGCCGCCCAGGATGCGGCCACGAAAGTCGCCGCGCAAACCTCCGTGGCCGAGCGCCAATTGACGGTCGCGGCCGGAGACATCACGCAGCCGGGCCTCGGAATGGACGGCGACGTGCTCGAACGCGTCCGGGGCGAGGTCACGCAGGTCTGGCATCTGGCGGCGATTTACGACCTGACGATCAGCGAAGCGGCCGCGTATCGCGTCAATGTCGAGGGCACGCGCAACGTCCTGGATCTGTGCGCACAGCTTCGCCGCCTCGATCGGCTCGTCTACTTCTCGACGTGCTACGTGTCGGGCAAGCGCTCCGGACGCATTCTCGAGACCGAACTGGAGTTGGGGCAGGCGTTCAAGAACCATTATGAATCGACGAAGTTCAAGGCCGAGGTGCTCGTTCATCAACGCATGAACGTCATCCCCACGGTCATCATCCGGCCGGCCATCGTGATCGGCGATTCGCGGACGGGCGAGACGGACAAGTACGACGGGCCGTATCCCGTATTTCGCCTCCTCGCATTGCTGGAAGCGAGGGGCCTCCTGAAAAAAGGGCTGCGCCTGCCGATGCTGGGCACCGGAGACTCCCTCATCAACCTCGTGCCGATCGATTACGTGGTCGAGGCGTCGTGCCGGATCGGTCTGGCGAAGGACACGCCGGGGCAGGTCTATCAGTTGTGCGATCCGAACCCCTTACGCGCGAGGGATCTCTATCAGCGCGCATACTCGGCATTCGGCTTGGGTGAGGCTTTCGGCGCGGTTCCCAGCCCTGTCCTTCGGGCGGCGGCCAAGATTCCCGTTGTCGCCGATTTGCTAAAAATTCCCGGGCAGGCACTCGACTACCTCGATCACTTCGTCGAGTATGACGGCACGAACACGCAAGCCGCTCTTCGGCCGACGGGCGTTCGCTGCCCGGATCTTCGCGACTACCTGCCCGTCATTCTCGAATACGTCCGAAAACACGCCCGGTTCGAGGGACGCGCGAAGTATTGA
- a CDS encoding response regulator: MSPARIMVVDDDRETRRLLETVLTRNGYEVMTAANGLQLVRVLKVYRPDLILLDVVMNWIDGFELCRMLKNHPEWRDIAVVFITGLSEEQVEPQIANLNAQGCYYKPIDIRDLLDGISRLVGRRAATTA, from the coding sequence ATGAGTCCCGCGCGCATCATGGTCGTGGACGACGACCGCGAAACCCGGCGGCTCCTCGAAACCGTTTTGACTCGAAACGGTTACGAGGTCATGACCGCCGCCAATGGCCTGCAACTCGTGCGCGTGCTCAAGGTCTATCGGCCCGACCTGATCCTGCTCGACGTCGTCATGAACTGGATCGACGGGTTCGAGCTGTGCCGGATGCTGAAGAACCATCCGGAATGGAGGGACATCGCGGTCGTGTTCATCACGGGACTGTCCGAGGAGCAGGTGGAACCGCAAATCGCGAACCTGAACGCGCAGGGGTGCTATTACAAACCCATCGACATCCGCGACCTTCTCGACGGGATCTCGCGGTTGGTCGGTCGACGTGCCGCCACGACCGCATGA
- the gmd gene encoding GDP-mannose 4,6-dehydratase, translated as MHMKRALITGITGQDGSYLADFLLEKGYSVFGMARRSSTEKFERIDHIRDRITVIQGDLLDQHSLVKAIEVSAPNEIYNLAAMSFVPTSWTQPVLTAEFTGVGVTRMLEAIRLVDPKIRFYQASSSEMFGKVREIPQRETTPFYPRSPYGVAKCYGHFITVNYRESYDLFACGGILFNHESPRRGLEFVTRKVTWSVARIKLGLQQELRLGNLDAKRDWGFAGDYVRAMWLMLQADSAEDYVIATGTAHSVRELAQIAFERVGLDWEKHVVVDQDLYRPAEVDYLIGDPSKAREKLGWEPLVSFRELVEMMVDSDLAAEKKRLARGD; from the coding sequence ATTCACATGAAACGCGCACTGATTACCGGCATCACGGGCCAGGACGGCTCCTATCTCGCGGACTTCCTGCTCGAGAAGGGCTATTCCGTTTTTGGAATGGCGCGTCGGTCGAGCACCGAGAAATTCGAGCGCATCGACCATATCCGGGACCGGATCACTGTGATCCAGGGCGACTTGCTCGATCAGCACTCCCTCGTCAAGGCCATCGAGGTCTCGGCGCCGAACGAAATCTACAATCTCGCGGCCATGAGCTTCGTGCCCACCAGTTGGACGCAGCCGGTCCTGACCGCGGAATTCACCGGCGTCGGCGTCACGCGCATGCTGGAGGCGATCCGGCTGGTCGACCCGAAAATCCGATTCTATCAGGCGTCGAGTTCCGAAATGTTCGGCAAAGTGCGCGAAATCCCGCAGCGCGAGACCACGCCGTTCTATCCACGCTCCCCCTACGGCGTCGCGAAGTGCTACGGGCACTTCATCACGGTCAATTACCGCGAGTCCTACGATCTGTTCGCGTGCGGCGGGATCCTGTTCAACCACGAGTCCCCGCGCCGGGGCCTCGAATTCGTGACGCGCAAGGTGACCTGGAGCGTCGCGCGCATCAAGCTCGGTCTCCAACAGGAGCTTCGCTTGGGGAACCTCGACGCGAAGCGGGACTGGGGTTTTGCCGGCGACTACGTGCGGGCCATGTGGCTGATGCTTCAGGCGGATTCGGCGGAAGACTATGTGATCGCCACCGGCACGGCGCATTCGGTGCGCGAACTCGCGCAGATCGCCTTCGAGCGGGTCGGACTCGACTGGGAAAAACATGTCGTGGTCGATCAGGATCTCTACCGGCCCGCGGAGGTGGACTATCTGATCGGCGATCCGTCGAAGGCTCGCGAAAAACTCGGATGGGAACCGCTCGTCAGTTTTCGCGAACTCGTCGAGATGATGGTCGACTCCGATCTCGCCGCCGAAAAAAAGCGCCTCGCGCGGGGCGACTGA